The Zygosaccharomyces rouxii strain CBS732 chromosome G complete sequence genome contains a region encoding:
- the BCK1 gene encoding mitogen-activated protein kinase kinase kinase BCK1 (similar to uniprot|Q01389 Saccharomyces cerevisiae YJL095W BCK1 Mitogen-activated protein (MAP) kinase kinase kinase acting in the protein kinase C signaling pathway which controls cell integrity upon activation by Pkc1p phosphorylates downstream kinases Mkk1p and Mkk2p) — MPFLKKITGGNNTHSRSTSSSSLKTWSQESPSSISNKHTSWLPPVSGKKRGPGDHRPLNSSNRSSYGHFDGGSIFGRSSAEYDDQLGGGSEESEDTSPYLWAAGASTAPWSEEDVSDARKVSDGSTNSLSFDKLILSWDPTDPEEWTPQRVTSWLKFHDFPESWVNLFRKYQLSGQRFIRLLAYDNFVIYEKYLPQTKNASFSKFQYLLKRTMKKNVINNHIRQKSADKAKDTRSSSEFLKSKYKTNKSQEDIGSLRSASESALSPTKSGPSPKITEDTGKNINQDKHEKNGGSSSTCITSPSKAHQKTKSTGALYRRSFISMRGGSSGESGSSSSTIKPPSSIRLNIPTAAHSATESKTDSAKSISPISPSYPGIFKRHQKSSSSESSLLNTLFGSAYGNATAEDHPDKGTHLQGRNLSNESLPKSKIHLHETNSSSPLKQSPVVSEEKNTLWSKWKRKSQIGATGINSPQNSVHHSAKHSSTDSPISTRPDNNSTAHTSIITSEQPKTSLLNVTNREEEQQQQQQQQHRYKDNEKRNDIFSPSSYLLDKKYYPLRSKEGMDDTYILITRDNRSFMPLNLSMISNLEDFKDSVTLLLGIDHKDITIHMTDFGCEIGSSLPDDMLETLRSSLFLNTAGKLFIKDQSRKPEKGLTPAVPHGLERPASVKPKSSFKSVGSNITTSTDDISIVTSSSDISVHDGQNLESTRRYPQTPNAYYEVGFVSGAPNGSHDTKSSNSEEINYFNLKNRPANPPPKTKNQIPSSSSFSNKVPNLSEKERKGTFHILRKDFGNEIDFNKRRESPYVQPELAPKREAPKPPTGGSPQRSLSVSSQVSGSHLRKDNSKVPHGKKARPPPSPASSSLEETSPSDSLVNSYTPGSSHVLVPQPYKGANESPRRIRSEDDQPATSVSSSFIARQRMARSDSIASTASSSHYSASPLLKRGSSKRIVSSASAADVFEENDVTFAGAPELSDSDASSDESSSSDTIIWSNGKQQNSDNSQKTAVNSQNSLVKSTRSGSSEAIDSLPNNGLERKMTLRPSPEVVYQNLEKFFPRANLDKPVLEGVTPPASPRSDDNYYPSTNFAEFKPKVSHNKIESQSLQVAPSSNVEPPQKPKASKFPKRARTIRTIAHEASEKRKQSMKLKRQNTKMWGTRTVEVTDKRLVSINKSKNSKGEYKEFAWIKGEMIGKGSFGAVFLCLNVTTGEMMAVKQVEVPRYGSQNEAIISTVEALRAEVSTLKDLDHLNIVQYLGFEVKDSIYSLFLEYVAGGSVGSLIRMYGKFDEKLIKHLTIQVLRGLSYLHSRGILHRDMKADNLLLDQDGVCKISDFGISRKSKDIYSNSEMTMRGTVFWMAPEMVDTKQGYSAKVDIWSLGCVVLEMFAGKRPWSNLEVVAAMFKIGKSKSAPPIPDDTLPLISQSGRDFLDQCFKIDPEERPTADKLLSHQFLKVSSKYDFKSTKLAEFIKSNDKLNSTKLRVGSHDKVQLKG; from the coding sequence ATGCCGTTCCTTAAGAAGATtactggtggtaataataCTCATTCCCGctcaacatcatcatcatctttgaaGACATGGTCACAGGAATCACCGAGTTCAATATCGAATAAGCACACTAGTTGGCTTCCGCCAGTATCAGGTAAGAAAAGAGGCCCTGGTGACCACAGACCACTGAATTCGAGTAATAGAAGTTCCTACGGACATTTTGACGGCGGATCCATATTCGGTAGATCATCTGCAGAATATGATGATCAACTTGGTGGTGGATCagaagaatctgaagataCTTCACCATACCTTTGGGCAGCTGGTGCAAGCACAGCTCCATGgagtgaagaagatgtttCAGATGCAAGAAAAGTATCAGATGGTAGTACAAATAGTTTATCATTTGATAAACTGATTCTTTCCTGGGATCCAACAGACCCTGAAGAATGGACCCCGCAAAGAGTTACTTCATGGCTAAAATTTCACGATTTCCCAGAATCTTGGGTCAATCTATTTAGAAAATATCAATTATCAGGCCAAAGGTTCATCAGGTTATTAGCATATGACAATTTTGTCATTTATGAAAAGTACTTACCTCAAACTAAAAATGCATCCTTTAGTAAGTTCCAATATCTGTTGAAAAGAACTATGAAGAAGAATGTGATCAACAATCACATTAGACAAAAGAGTGCGGATAAGGCTAAAGATACTAGATCATCAagtgaatttttgaaatccaaatataAAACAAATAAATCCCAAGAAGATATTGGCAGCTTAAGATCTGCATCTGAATCTGCTCTTTCACCAACTAAATCAGGTCCATCCCCCAAGATTACGGAGGATACCGGTAAAAATATCAATCAAGATAAACATGAGAAAAatggtggtagtagtagcaCATGTATTACTTCACCATCCAAGGCTCatcaaaagacaaaaagTACTGGTGCATTATACAGAAGAAGCTTCATATCGATGAGAGGCGGTTCTTCTGGAGAAAGCGGCTCATCCTCATCAACAATCAAACCACCTTCCAGCATACGACTAAACATCCCAACTGCAGCTCATTCTGCTACTGAATCTAAGACCGATTCTGctaaatcaatttcaccaatttctcCATCCTACCCGGGGATTTTTAAACGTCATCAAAAGAGTAGTTCTTCCGAATCCTCACTACTTAACACACTATTTGGATCTGCATATGGCAATGCAACTGCGGAAGATCATCCTGACAAGGGCACACATTTACAAGGCCGTAATTTGTCAAATGAAAGTCTACCCAAATCTAAAATACATTTGCATGAGactaattcatcatcacctcTAAAACAATCACCGGTAGTCTCAGAGGAAAAGAATACTCTGTGGTCTAAatggaagagaaaaagtCAAATCGGTGCTACGGGAATTAATTCTCCCCAGAATTCAGTACATCACTCTGCTAAACACTCTTCAACAGATTCACCTATTTCCACCAGACCAGATAATAACTCTACGGCTCATACTTCGATAATTACGTCAGAACAACCTAAAACATCGTTATTAAATGTTACCAACAGGGAAGAagagcagcagcagcagcagcagcagcagcataGATATAaagataatgaaaagaGGAATGATATTTTCAGCCCTTCGAGTTATTTGCTCGATAAGAAATATTACCCATTAAGGAGTAAAGAAGGTATGGACGACACTTATATTTTAATCACTAGGGACAACAGATCATTTATGCCTCTtaatttatcaatgatatccaatttggaagattttaaagattcTGTCACTCTACTATTAGGAATTGATCATAAGGACATAACTATCCATATGACCGACTTTGGTTGTGAAATTGGATCTTCATTACCCGATGACATGTTAGAGACTTTAAGATCAAGTCTTTTTCTTAATACCGCGGGTaaacttttcattaaaGATCAATCAAGGAAACCTGAAAAAGGTTTAACGCCAGCTGTACCCCATGGGTTGGAACGTCCAGCTTCCGTGAAACCTAAAagctctttcaaatcagTAGGAAGTAACATTACAACCTCGACAGATGACATTTCTATTGtcacttcttcttcagataTTTCAGTGCATGACGGTCAGAACTTGGAGTCAACGAGAAGATACCCTCAGACACCAAATGCATACTATGAAGTGGGATTTGTTAGTGGGGCACCAAATGGGAGTCATGATACCAAGAGTTCTAACAGCGAGGAAATAAATTATTTCAATCTTAAGAATCGTCCAGCTAATCCTCCGCCAAAGACAAAAAATCAAATCCCTAgctcatcatcattttccaacaaAGTCCCCAATTTATCGGAGAAGGAGAGAAAAGGTACATTCCACATCCTGCGTAAAgattttggtaatgaaattgatttcaACAAGCGAAGAGAATCGCCGTATGTCCAACCAGAATTAGCTCCAAAGCGAGAAGCCCCCAAACCACCAACAGGAGGATCTCCTCAAAGGTCACTTTCAGTCTCCAGTCAGGTTTCTGGTTCACATTTGAGGAAGGATAACTCTAAAGTGCCACATGGCAAAAAGGCTagaccaccaccatcaccagCATCAAGTTCATTGGAAGAAACAAGCCCCTCAGACAGTCTCGTTAATTCCTATACTCCAGGTTCTAGTCACGTATTGGTACCACAACCTTACAAAGGAGCAAATGAATCGCCAAGAAGAATAAGATCTGAAGACGACCAACCTGCAACTTCCGtgtcttcttcatttaTAGCTAGGCAAAGAATGGCACGCTCTGATTCAATCGCGTCAACTGCTAGCTCATCCCATTATAGTGCCTCACCGTTACTCAAGCGTGGCAGCTCCAAGAGAATTGTATCTTCAGCTTCTGCCGCTGATgtctttgaagaaaatgatgtCACTTTTGCTGGCGCTCCTGAATTATCTGATTCGGATGCCAGTAGTGATGAGAGCAGTTCTTCTGACACAATTATCTGGTCAAACGGTAAGCAACAGAACTCAGATAATTCTCAAAAGACAGCAGTGAATAGTCAAAACTCTTTGGTTAAAAGCACAAGGTCTGGTTCTTCAGAAGCTATAGATAGCCTACCAAACAATGgattggaaagaaaaatgacACTGAGACCTTCTCCCGAAGTCGTTTATCAAAACTTGGAGAAATTCTTCCCCAGAGCTAATTTAGATAAACCAGTTCTTGAAGGTGTAACACCTCCAGCCTCACCTAGAAGTGATGATAATTATTATCCCTCTACCAACTTTGCGGAGTTCAAGCCTAAAGTTTCCCATAATAAAATAGAGAGTCAAAGTCTCCAGGTTGCCCCAAGTTCCAATGTTGAGCCACCTCAAAAGCCAAAGGCTTCCAAGTTTCCCAAAAGGGCCAGAACCATTAGAACTATTGCTCATGAGGCCagtgaaaagagaaaacagtctatgaagctgaaaagacAGAACACTAAAATGTGGGGTACCAGAACGGTTGAAGTTACTGATAAACGACTGGTTTCAATTAACAAATCCAAGAATTCTAAGGGCGAATACAAAGAATTTGCATGGATCAAGGGTGAAATGATTGGTAAAGGATCATTTGGTGCAGTGTTTCTGTGTTTAAACGTAACGACCGGTGAAATGATGGCGGTAAAACAGGTTGAAGTTCCCAGATACGGCTCTCAGAACGAAGCTATTATATCTACCGTAGAGGCTCTTAGAGCTGAAGTTTCTACACTTAAGGATCTGGACCATTTGAACATCGTACAATATCTGGGTTTCGAAGTCAAGGATAGCATTTACAGCCTGTTCCTCGAATATGTTGCTGGTGGTTCTGTGGGTTCGTTGATTAGAATGTACggaaaatttgatgaaaagttAATTAAACATCTGACAATCCAGGTCCTAAGAGGTTTATCTTACTTGCATTCGCGTGGTATCTTACACAGGGACATGAAAGCTGATAATTTGCTTCTGGACCAAGATGGTGTTTGCAAAATTAGTGATTTTGGTATTTCTAGAAAGTCTAAGGATATTTATTCTAATTCAGAAATGACTATGAGAGGTACAGTCTTTTGGATGGCTCCTGAGATGGTTGATACTAAGCAAGGTTACAGCGCTAAAGTCGATATTTGGTCCCTTGGCTGTGTTGTTTTAGAAATGTTCGCCGGCAAAAGGCCATGGTCCAACCTTGAAGTGGTTGCAGCCATGTTTAAGATTGGTAAGTCAAAATCTGCTCCTCCCATTCCAGATGACACGCTTCCACTGATCTCCCAAAGTGGCAGAGACTTTTTAGATCAGTGCTTCAAGATTGATCCTGAAGAGAGACCCACAGCTGATAAGCTTCtttctcatcaatttttgaaagttaGCTCGAAGTATGATTTTAAATCAACTAAATTAGcagaatttatcaaatccaatgaCAAGTTGAACTCTACCAAGTTGCGCGTTGGATCGCACGATAAGGTCCAATTAAAAGGTTGA
- the MRPL49 gene encoding mitochondrial 54S ribosomal protein bL21m (similar to gnl|GLV|CAGL0L03542g Candida glabrata CAGL0L03542g and some similarites with YJL096W uniprot|P40858 Saccharomyces cerevisiae YJL096W MRPL49 Mitochondrial ribosomal protein of the large subunit), with the protein MFSRLFPRLSTPLRGSQQSLRSFHYCTPLFQKNTSSVTSTASNTVDITPLKYSNELYAVFRIHNRPYLVTLGDKVVLPFKLKQADVGDILNLNDVTTIGSRNYQLIDNPIDTKLFTLKATVLEKTKRAFQIKEVTKRRNRRVRHAKNKADLTVLRISELKVN; encoded by the coding sequence ATGTTTTCCAGACTTTTTCCCCGCTTATCAACCCCTCTACGAGGCTCACAACAGAGTTTAAGAAGTTTCCATTACTGCACGCCtttatttcaaaaaaataCTAGTTCTGTCACCTCTACCGCTTCAAATACCGTTGATATAACCCCATTAAAGTATTCAAATGAATTATATGCCGTCTTCAGAATCCACAATCGACCTTATTTGGTTACATTAGGTGATAAAGTTGTATTACCATTCAAATTAAAGCAAGCAGATGTAGGGGATATATTAAATCTAAATGACGTTACAACGATTGGATCTCGTAAttatcaattgattgataATCCTATTGATACTAAGTTGTTCACCTTAAAGGCAACAGTACTAGAAAAGACAAAGAGAGCATTCCAAATTAAAGAAGTCACAAAGAGAAGAAACAGAAGAGTGCGTCATGCCAAGAATAAGGCTGACCTCACTGTTTTAAGAATATCAGAACTAAAAGTTAACTAA
- the PHS1 gene encoding enoyl-CoA hydratase PHS1 (similar to uniprot|P40857 Saccharomyces cerevisiae YJL097W Protein required for cell viability) produces the protein MRKQIQSPLAPLPLYNIFSAVGWGYVLYNVISVFPKIQQPKFYYQTKNIVTMIQCCAVVEIFISLFEVVRSPLITTVSQVFSRLLVVIGVFQLLPETPLLKTYTYVVLLSAWSVAEFVRYLYYFYSLADKKGPSEVLVLLRYNLFWVLYPTGVACELLIIYSALPLAEAKYGVFSKWVLLGGMLAYIPGFPVLFSHMVAQRRRGMKKMYQVFCKQN, from the coding sequence ATGCGAAAACAAATCCAATCACCCCTTGCTCCCTTACCGCTATACAACATCTTCTCAGCTGTTGGGTGGGGGTATGTACTTTACAATGTCATTTCTGTATTCCCCAAGATACAGCAACCGAAATTTTACTACCAGACTAAAAATATAGTCACTATGATACAGTGCTGTGCAGTCGTGGAGATattcatttcattattCGAGGTAGTTCGTTCACCACTAATAACGACAGTTTCACAAGTTTTTTCAAGGCTACTGGTTGTTATTGGAGTTTTCCAGTTATTACCAGAAACTCCTTTATTGAAAACTTATACATACGTGGTTCTACTTTCAGCGTGGTCGGTAGCAGAATTTGTTAGATACCTTTACTATTTCTACTCACTAGCTGATAAGAAGGGTCCGTCTGAGGTTTTAGTTCTTTTGCGGTACAATCTATTTTGGGTACTATATCCAACTGGTGTGGCCTGCGAATTATTAATAATTTATTCTGCCTTGCCACTGGCAGAGGCAAAATATGGAGTTTTCAGCAAATGGGTTCTATTAGGTGGAATGTTAGCTTATATCCCAGGCTTCCCAGTATTATTTAGCCATATGGTAGCTCAAAGGAGAAGAGGtatgaaaaaaatgtatCAAGTCTTTTGCAAGCAGAATTAG
- the SAP185 gene encoding Sap185p (similar to uniprot|P36123 Saccharomyces cerevisiae or to YJL098W uniprot|P40856 Saccharomyces cerevisiae YJL098W), protein MSGSFWKFGQDYSAESPITRVLNGAFIPKDGNSKHNDNTGDVSKNSNGSEGGSQGELEEDDSHDEENNLPTTESEFVHFKPNLDVLEDLLDDEELYTELMCSNFKLLIYFKYPEVLSKLIDYVTSETVIKEGAEGPEGPVLPNELHVDTEAVIEGTEASAQEALETNVGEIRTSDLGQEKESPEESQSDEKEQMREQETQEEEESEEKGKEDSEDDDDEAGEESASEPSEETSVTLPPETEEQVESRRACMAAEILSADVWPISSAIMDNRELLDKLWSILDRTTSLSIVTSTYFMKINERLLDMDITGMMDFILMQDKVVDRFLNHVDNPPLMDFLLKVISADKPDAPTGIIDVLKTQNLIPQLLDHLGPDYPPATQSAAGDFLKAFVTISANSNNELASGIGPNELTRQLVSPGMMEKLIKIMLKGGTSLSNGVGIIIELIRKNNSDYDFVQVVYTTLETHPPNDRDPVYLGHLVKLFAHYMPEFNKTLVNTELPPLETPFGSIEPLGFERFKICELVAELLHCSNMTLINEPSGEAIVHERDVERVRLLNLQRKQRQIRGDASQVDTNAPNDQGSVESNLEESESNVNNDIKTLKPKEDDDDQALEKSPEKPEQQTEPEEQDVSDKLASLQIESNSSDPYETTEDYEGNSTVNNDTEIHSEGESSDSEATEKTLRENPIVGDQLKIALHDTRIIETILNMFFRFAWNNFLHNVVFDIVQQIFNGPLKTGYNRFLLADLLVEANIPKMIMEGDQKCSDYEKETGLRLGYMGHLTLIAEEVAKFAAYIEEMKITFTNPAIWSSLNEPHWKEYTETVLADTREKYNTVLGDFADDEEEVNHDDMISEHDVDDEEDGSGYNSQNYDFDFNRPNSYHGFLESTGNEDEEDASYNDSEDSRYYEYMNGDGTKTRLELEPSLDYDIPDDHASNPLSDTQDPTGGDDQFTNYMSHQLVRGFTGGDSGENYDGADVDSDEERKNTNTNNDGEVENEDAWTTGGFSFNGGPTRSLPSNPEIYTKNVFQHQFELEGVGDDDDYMDPNDDGQSYAKPNHPLYSNIITPTTSHRQSSNSFYDKVLIHGNEDDISDDSDAELEEEISEEEDNAHETHDSDNDNEEDPDVADEDEEDSNEDDYSLCRSKSKDNLSWDKNEQDRLMEMVNYNRKQNSNK, encoded by the coding sequence ATGTCAGGTTCGTTTTGGAAGTTTGGACAAGACTATTCAGCGGAGTCACCCATTACTAGAGTCCTGAATGGAGCCTTCATTCCTAAGGATGGTAATTCAAAGCATAATGATAACACTGGTGATGTTTCCAAAAACTCGAATGGATCCGAAGGAGGGTCACaaggtgaattggaagaagatgacaGTCACGACGAGGAGAATAATCTTCCGACTACGGAGTCAGAATTTGTTCACTTCAAACCAAATTTAGATGTTTTAGAAGACCTATTGGATGACGAAGAGTTGTATACAGAACTGATGTGTTCTAATTTTAAGCTGCTAATCTATTTCAAATACCCGGAGGTTCTGTCAAAACTTATAGATTATGTGACAAGTGAAACCGTTATAAAGGAAGGGGCAGAAGGCCCAGAGGGACCAGTTCTACCTAACGAGTTGCATGTTGACACGGAGGCGGTGATAGAAGGCACTGAAGCTTCAGCTCAGGAGGCATTGGAAACCAATGTTGGTGAAATTCGAACATCTGACCTTGgacaagagaaagaatcCCCAGAAGAGTCTCAAAGTGATGAGAAGGAACAAATGCGTGAACAAGAAACGCAGGAAGAGGAGGAGTCCGAAGAAAAGGGGAAAGAAGATAgtgaggatgatgatgatgaagctggCGAGGAAAGTGCGTCAGAGCCATCCGAGGAGACTAGTGTCACATTACCACCGGAAACAGAGGAGCAAGTGGAATCCCGTAGGGCGTGCATGGCGGCGGAAATTCTTTCTGCCGATGTTTGGCCAATTTCTTCGGCTATCATGGATAATAGAGAGCTTCTAGATAAACTCTGGTCCATTTTAGATCGCACCACATCACTTTCTATCGTGACTTCCACATATTTCATGAAGATTAACGAGCGTTTACTCGATATGGATATCACTGGTATGATGGATTTCATCCTAATGCAGGACAAGGTAGTAGACAGATTTTTAAACCATGTGGATAATCCACCATTGATGGACTTTCTACTTAAGGTGATTTCTGCAGACAAACCAGATGCACCAACGGGTATCATAGATGTTTTAAAGactcaaaatttgattccACAACTATTAGATCATTTGGGTCCAGATTATCCACCTGCAACCCAATCTGCGGCAGGTGATTTCTTAAAGGCATTTGTCACCATTAGTGCTAATTCTAACAACGAATTAGCTTCAGGTATTGGTCCCAACGAGCTAACTAGACAATTGGTATCACCAGGGATGATGGAAAAACTCATAAAGATCATGCTTAAAGGAGGAACGTCATTGAGTAACGGTGTGGGGATAATTATAGAACTTATTAGGAAAAATAATTCCGATTACGATTTCGTTCAAGTTGTCTATACTACTTTGGAGACACATCCACCAAACGATAGAGACCCCGTATATTTGGGACATctggtaaaattgtttgcTCATTACATGCCGGAATTCAACAAGACCCTTGTTAACACAGAATTACCACCGTTGGAGACACCGTTTGGTAGTATTGAACCACTAGGGTTTGAAAGATTTAAAATATGTGAATTGGTTGCCGAATTGTTGCATTGTTCCAATATGACGCTAATCAACGAACCTAGTGGTGAAGCGATTGTTCATGAACGTGATGTGGAGCGTGTAAGGTTGttaaatttacaaagaaagCAAAGGCAGATAAGAGGTGACGCTTCTCAAGTGGATACAAATGCACCTAATGATCAGGGAAGTGTAGAAAGTAATCTAGAGGAAAGTGAATCTAATGTGAACAATGATATCAAAACTTTAAAGCCTAAAGAGgacgatgatgatcaaGCGTTAGAAAAATCACCTGAGAAACCAGAGCAACAAACTGAACCCGAAGAACAAGACGTGTCTGATAAACTAGCGTCACTTCAAATAGAAAGTAATAGTTCCGATCCTTACGAAACTACCGAGGATTATGAAGGTAATAGTACAGTTAACAACGATACAGAAATCCATTCCGAAGGTGAatcttcagattctgaagCTACAGAGAAGACATTACGTGAGAACCCAATTGTGGGTGATCAACTCAAAATTGCATTACATGATACGAGAATCATAGAGACTATATTGAACATGTTTTTCAGATTTGCatggaacaattttttgcATAACGTCGTTTTCGATATTGTGcaacaaatctttaatGGTCCATTAAAAACAGGTTACAATAGGTTTCTATTAGCTGATCTATTGGTAGAGGCCAATATTCCAAAAATGATTATGGAAGGTGACCAAAAATGTAGTGATTATGAAAAGGAGACTGGCCTAAGGTTAGGCTATATGGGTCATCTTACATTAATTGCTGAGGAAGTGGCCAAATTCGCTGCATATATTGAAGAGATGAAAATAACTTTCACTAATCCTGCAATTTGGTCAAGTTTAAACGAACCTCACTGGAAAGAATATACGGAAACGGTATTAGCAGATACTAGAGAAAAATATAATACGGTTCTTGGAGATTTTGcggatgatgaagaagaggttAACCATGATGATATGATAAGTGAACATGATgttgacgatgaagaggatgGTTCAGGTTACAACAGTCAAAATtatgattttgattttaataGACCCAATTCGTACCATGGATTCCTAGAATCAACTGggaatgaagatgaagaggacGCCAGTTATAACGATTCCGAAGATTCCCGCTACTACGAATATATGAATGGCGATGGTACGAAAACCAGATTAGAATTGGAGCCATCTTTAGATTATGACATTCCTGACGATCATGCATCCAATCCTCTGTCAGATACCCAAGATCCTactggtggtgatgatcaATTCACGAATTACATGTCACATCAATTGGTAAGAGGGTTTACTGGCGGTGACAGTGGTGAAAACTACGACGGTGCAGATGttgattctgatgaagaaagaaagaatactaatactaataatgatggagaagtggaaaatgaagatgcGTGGACGACCGGCGGATTTTCATTCAATGGTGGTCCCACAAGGTCCTTACCATCAAATCCAGAAATTTACACTAAAAACGTTTTCCAACATCAATTCGAATTAGAAGGCGTTggcgatgatgatgactaCATGGATCCCAACGACGACGGACAGTCCTATGCCAAACCAAACCATCCACTTTACAGTAATATTATAACCCCAACAACATCTCATAGACAGTCTTCGAACAGTTTCTACGACAAGGTTTTAATCCACGGCAATGAAGACGATATAAGTGATGACAGCGATGCcgaattagaagaagaaatatcagaagaggaagataaTGCGCATGAAACGCACGACAGCGACAATGATAACGAAGAAGACCCTGATGTGGCAGAcgaggatgaagaagactCGAATGAAGACGACTACTCTCTATGTCGCTCAAAGAGCAAGGATAACCTGTCGTGGGATAAGAACGAGCAGGACAGACTAATGGAAATGGTGAATTACAATAGGAAGCAGAATTCAAACAAGTAA
- the YHI9 gene encoding Yhi9p (some similarities with uniprot|P38765 Saccharomyces cerevisiae YHR029C Hypothetical ORF), translating into MRPIKFVDAFSNEPFKGNPVAVVLDAQGLSEDQMQTVARWTNLSETTFVLPPTHPNADYTLRIFTPRTELPFAGHPTLGSAHALVESGLVKPKNGILVQQCAQGFVPIRVDGGVFTLELPDAKFKEISQEDISTLESILKCKLEAPAPVDVGPTFVIGRVENIETLLGLDPDLNRLAELERKLEVTGITLFADYPDSTDIEVRTFAPSSGVSEDPVCGSGNGALAVFRKCRGLLETPSYMAKQGRKVGRDGRVYITVNSVVRVGGECVTCLKGELNV; encoded by the coding sequence ATGCGCCCAATTAAGTTCGTAGATGCTTTTTCTAATGAACCCTTCAAGGGAAACCCTGTAGCAGTCGTGCTGGATGCGCAGGGTCTAAGTGAAGACCAAATGCAAACCGTTGCGAGATGGACTAATTTGTCAGAAACTACATTTGTGTTGCCTCCTACACATCCAAATGCCGATTATACCCTTCGTATCTTTACTCCAAGAACTGAATTACCATTTGCTGGACACCCCACACTAGGTAGTGCACACGCCTTAGTGGAATCTGGTTTAGTGAAACCAAAGAATGGAATTTTGGTCCAACAATGCGCCCAAGGTTTTGTGCCAATAAGAGTAGACGGTGGCGTTTTTACGCTAGAATTGCCAGATGCAAAGTTTAAAGAAATCAGTCAAGAGGATATTAGTACACTGGAGTCAATCTTGAAGTGTAAATTAGAAGCACCGGCACCTGTCGATGTTGGTCCCACTTTCGTAATTGGCCGTGTAGAAAATATCGAAACATTGTTGGGATTGGACCCCGATTTGAACAGGCTTGCAGAATTGGAACGAAAACTAGAAGTTACCGGGATTACTTTATTTGCTGATTATCCAGATAGCACAGATATAGAAGTGCGGACTTTTGCGCCATCAAGTGGAGTTTCAGAAGATCCTGTTTGTGGCAGCGGAAACGGTGCCTTAGCAGTGTTCCGCAAGTGCAGGGGACTCTTAGAAACGCCTTCTTATATGGCGAAGCAGGGCAGAAAAGTAGGACGTGATGGACGTGTTTACATAACTGTTAACTCTGTTGTGCgtgttggtggtgaatGTGTAACGTGCTTGAAAGGAGAGCTAAATGTATAA